In Taeniopygia guttata chromosome Z, bTaeGut7.mat, whole genome shotgun sequence, one genomic interval encodes:
- the LOC140681854 gene encoding uncharacterized protein, translated as MPGPGSTTATPAFAATAPTSCSASGAGARKLISTGLTSHMAEQFAGRAGRARSLPAAAHGAAAAAARRPPCGFLLLHRERTLPDGRELRSPRPGRFQQPPGERPLLARRPPSGFHLLHRDRPLPARWEGPSHFQELYGQRPPPTEQEVLQIPPCDLLGFCGEPLLPLAGAQPRSRFQDLYGEQLPPVDRELLRMQPCSFQPLHREQQPPASVPQAASGTSAPSAPPGSAAASTASSSAQKAPGEEQLPPVDLGFAIEQMIQEIRRSLSERSPSAQGNINVVPESSEGEPVDRAAAEETPSGTESCGNSSPEPEEPDPV; from the exons ATGCCGGGGCCTGGCTCCACTACAGCAACCCCTGCTTTCGCCGCGACTGCCCCGACCTCCTGCTCCGCGTCAGGCGCTGGAGCACGCAAATTGATAAGCACTGGCCTCACTTCACATATGGCAGAGCAATTTGCCGGACGGGCAGGGCGGGCACGCTCGCTTCCAGCCGCTGCCCACGGagcggccgccgctgccgcccggcGCCCGCCCTGCGgcttcctcctgctgcacagggagcGGACGCTGCCGGACGGGCGGGAGCTGcgcagcccccggcccggccgcttCCAGCAGCCGCCCGGAGAGCGGCCGCTGCTCGCCCGGCGCCCGCCCAGCGGCTTCCACCTGCTGCACCGGGACCGGCCCTTGCCGGCCCGGTGGGAGGGGCCGAGCCACTTCCAGGAGCTCTATGGGCAGCGGCCGCCGCCCACCGAGCAGGAGGTGCTTCAGATCCCGCCCTGTGACTTGCTCGGTTTCTGCGGggagccgctgctgccgctCGCGGGGGCGCAGCCCCGCAGCCGCTTCCAGGACCTCTACGGAGAGCAGCTGCCTCCGGTCGACCGGGAGCTGCTcaggatgcagccctgcagcttccagcctctccacagggagcagcagcccccagcctctGTCCCGCAAG CTGCCTCGGGCACTTCAGCCCCCAGTGCTccacctggcagtgctgcagcatcaacagcctccagctcagcacagaagGCCCCTGGGGAAGAGCAATTGCCACCAGTGGATCTGGGCTTTGCCATAGAGCAAATGATTCAGGAGATCAGGAGGTCCCTGTCTGAAAggtctccctctgctcag GGGAATATTAATGTTGTCCCTGAGTCTTCAGAAGGGGAGCCTGTGGACCGAGCTGCAGCCGAGGAAACTCCATCTGGCACCGAGAGCTGCGGGAACAGTTCTCCAGAGCCCGAGGAGCCTG aTCCAGTGTGA